A genomic segment from Geitlerinema sp. PCC 7407 encodes:
- a CDS encoding MFS transporter has product MTPPAPDARPPGLRSLGYQIWILAAGRLLLQIGTGFTLFYAPIFFVNEVGLSPTAVGLGLGSGSISGVLGRFVGGTASDSPRWGRRKILLISALVSALADVFLALADNFPLFVVGNLLMGLGIGLYWPATEAAVADLTKPEQRSEAFAIARLADSIGLGVGVILGGLIISTTQAYRSLFVVDGISFVVFFWVVYAAIAETNSFHEPPQQLRQSWATALGDRRLMIFVGVNVLFTTYLAQINSTLPLYFSNFLSLPGRDGFAPATISALFTWHVVLAALIQLPIARRLAVFSRPQALTVSMLLWGVGFLLVGLTGVAAAGHLAWAVLAVSIQAVAMAAYTPSASALVVEYAPASLRGVYLSINSQCWAIGYFVGPPLGGWALDQSKAIADGFWLVLALTVSVGVAILQVLSRLQSSPHSPS; this is encoded by the coding sequence ATGACGCCTCCGGCTCCTGACGCTCGGCCCCCCGGACTGCGATCGCTCGGTTATCAGATTTGGATTTTGGCGGCGGGGCGGCTGCTGTTGCAGATTGGCACCGGCTTCACGCTGTTCTACGCGCCGATCTTTTTCGTCAATGAGGTGGGCCTGAGCCCGACAGCGGTGGGCTTGGGCCTGGGCAGCGGCTCCATTTCCGGGGTGCTGGGCCGATTTGTGGGCGGCACGGCCTCCGACTCGCCCCGCTGGGGCCGCCGCAAGATCTTGCTGATCTCGGCCCTGGTTTCGGCTCTGGCAGATGTCTTCTTGGCGCTGGCGGACAATTTCCCGCTGTTTGTGGTGGGCAACCTGCTGATGGGCCTGGGCATTGGCCTGTACTGGCCCGCCACCGAAGCGGCAGTGGCGGACCTGACCAAGCCGGAGCAGCGCAGCGAAGCCTTTGCGATCGCCCGTTTGGCCGACAGCATCGGTCTGGGGGTGGGCGTGATTTTGGGCGGGCTCATCATCAGCACCACCCAGGCCTACCGATCGTTGTTTGTGGTGGACGGGATTTCCTTTGTGGTCTTCTTTTGGGTGGTCTACGCCGCGATCGCCGAAACCAACTCGTTTCACGAGCCCCCGCAGCAGCTTCGCCAGTCCTGGGCCACGGCCTTGGGCGATCGCCGCCTGATGATTTTTGTCGGGGTGAATGTGCTGTTCACGACCTACCTGGCCCAGATCAATAGCACCTTGCCCCTCTACTTCAGCAATTTTTTGTCCCTGCCCGGCCGAGACGGGTTTGCGCCAGCTACTATCAGCGCGCTGTTTACCTGGCACGTGGTGCTCGCGGCGCTGATCCAGCTACCGATCGCGCGGCGGCTAGCAGTCTTTAGTCGGCCCCAGGCCCTGACGGTGTCCATGCTGCTGTGGGGCGTGGGCTTTTTGCTGGTGGGGCTGACGGGGGTTGCGGCGGCGGGCCATTTGGCCTGGGCGGTGCTGGCTGTGAGCATTCAGGCGGTGGCGATGGCGGCCTATACGCCGTCGGCGTCGGCTTTGGTGGTGGAGTATGCCCCGGCGTCTTTGCGGGGCGTTTATCTGTCGATCAATTCCCAGTGCTGGGCCATTGGATACTTTGTGGGGCCGCCCCTGGGGGGCTGGGCGCTGGACCAGTCAAAGGCGATCGCCGATGGTTTCTGGCTGGTGCTGGCCCTGACGGTGAGCGTCGGCGTGGCGATCTTGCAGGTGCTCAGCCGTCTCCAGTCTTCGCCTCACTCTCCCTCCTAG
- the murD gene encoding UDP-N-acetylmuramoyl-L-alanine--D-glutamate ligase produces the protein MAIAHVIGLGRSGVAAARLLMQQGWQVVLSDRTDSEGLRAQQQALAAEGITVKLGHSFDPMSDDLTGDAAGSDRPALVVVSPGVPWDAPGPARARELGIETIGEVELAWRSLSTYPWVGITGTNGKTTTTALTAAIFQAAGLNAPACGNIGHAVCELALQATQGMTPPLDWVIGELSSYQIEASDTLAPRIGVWTTFTPDHLSRHKTLERYYEIKAKLLDQAEFQVINGDDPHLRRTAGDRWPQACWTSVQGRDALVANPERGAYLQDGWVYVQDEAIVQADTLAMVGAHNQQNLLMAVLAARLAGIEKAAIQQAIAAFPGVAHRLELIRIWQGVRFINDSKATNYDAAEVGLQAVPAPVILIAGGEAKEGDDTGWLRAIQDKAVAVLLIGDAAPAFRDRLSQVGYTAAEIVETMDRAVERGAELAIAAGVPHVLLSPACASFDQYTSFEHRGDHFRQLCLALAE, from the coding sequence ATGGCGATCGCGCACGTCATCGGATTGGGTCGGTCAGGGGTAGCAGCGGCTCGGCTGCTGATGCAGCAGGGGTGGCAAGTGGTGCTCAGCGATCGCACCGATTCTGAAGGACTGCGGGCGCAGCAGCAGGCCCTGGCCGCTGAAGGCATCACGGTCAAGCTGGGCCACAGCTTTGATCCGATGAGCGATGATCTGACCGGCGATGCAGCGGGGAGCGATCGCCCGGCGCTGGTCGTCGTCAGTCCGGGGGTGCCCTGGGATGCGCCGGGGCCGGCCCGCGCGCGGGAGCTGGGCATCGAAACCATCGGCGAAGTCGAGCTGGCCTGGCGATCGCTGAGCACCTATCCCTGGGTCGGCATCACCGGCACCAACGGCAAGACCACGACCACGGCCCTGACGGCGGCGATTTTCCAGGCGGCGGGCCTGAATGCGCCGGCCTGCGGCAACATTGGCCATGCGGTGTGCGAGCTGGCTCTCCAGGCCACCCAGGGCATGACGCCGCCCCTGGACTGGGTGATTGGCGAGCTCAGCAGCTACCAGATCGAGGCCTCCGACACCCTGGCACCGCGCATCGGCGTCTGGACCACCTTCACCCCAGACCACCTCAGCCGCCACAAAACCCTGGAGCGCTACTACGAAATCAAGGCCAAGCTGCTGGATCAGGCCGAATTTCAGGTGATCAACGGGGATGATCCGCACCTGCGCCGCACGGCGGGCGATCGCTGGCCCCAAGCCTGCTGGACCAGCGTCCAGGGCCGGGACGCCCTGGTAGCCAACCCCGAGCGCGGCGCCTATCTCCAGGACGGCTGGGTGTATGTGCAGGACGAGGCGATCGTGCAGGCCGACACCTTGGCGATGGTCGGCGCTCACAACCAGCAAAATCTGCTGATGGCGGTCCTGGCGGCGCGGCTAGCGGGCATTGAGAAGGCGGCGATCCAGCAGGCGATCGCGGCGTTTCCGGGCGTGGCCCACCGGCTGGAGCTGATCCGGATCTGGCAGGGGGTGCGCTTTATCAATGACAGCAAGGCCACCAACTACGATGCGGCGGAGGTTGGGCTCCAGGCGGTGCCTGCGCCGGTGATCCTGATTGCGGGGGGCGAGGCGAAGGAAGGTGACGACACCGGCTGGCTCCGGGCCATCCAGGACAAGGCGGTGGCAGTGCTGCTGATCGGGGATGCCGCGCCTGCTTTCCGCGATCGCCTCAGTCAGGTCGGCTACACCGCCGCAGAAATTGTCGAAACTATGGACCGGGCCGTGGAGCGGGGGGCAGAGCTGGCGATCGCCGCTGGCGTGCCCCACGTGCTGCTGTCTCCGGCCTGCGCCAGCTTTGACCAGTACACCAGCTTCGAGCATCGGGGCGATCACTTCCGTCAGCTCTGTCTGGCCCTAGCAGAATGA
- the glyS gene encoding glycine--tRNA ligase subunit beta — translation MATFLLEVGTEELPADFVDSALAQWRSRLPQALSEHYLHTEALELYGTPRRLAVLIKGLPDRQPDREELVKGPSAQAAFKDGQPTKAAEGFVRSRGASVSDLEIRSTEKGDFVFLQQQIPGRPTAEILQELALGWISALEGRRFMRWGTGDLRFPRPIRWLVALLDGAVLPLTLPNDGATVTSDRVSQGHRVLHPDPVTLDHADHYLDRLRKAFVEPDVDIRRQAIEAEIKLVAEKAGGVAEISPDLLEEVTQLVEWPTAVLGTFEDEFLELPPEVITTVMVTHQRYFPIFQADPSAPGASLLPRFITISNGDPKKSDIIAAGNARVIRARLADGQFFYKADCGQSLEKFLPQLETVTFQEALGSMGDKVKRVGQIAGQIAEQLGVSAGDRALIERAALLCKADLVTQMVFEFPELQGIMGEKYARVSGEPEAVAQAISEHYLPKGAGDRLPPSLVGQVVGLADRLDTLVSIFALGLIPSGSSDPFALRRAATAIVNIIWGADLSINLAALLDQVVQRFSAEKGAVMKLSAEDLLGQLRSFFLQRIQTLLQEDRHIDYDLVSAVLGEDDPEYTERALQDLLDVRDRAQFLQTIRQDGTLEPIYEIVNRASRLAVKGDLDTVTLDPANVVDTGRFQQPSEQAFYEALGKLLPETQAAQSARDYRRLVTALADTAPTISNFFDGPQSVLVMDENPDIRRNRLNLLGLLRNHARVLADFGPIVKR, via the coding sequence ATGGCGACCTTTCTACTGGAAGTCGGAACCGAAGAACTACCTGCAGATTTTGTGGACAGCGCCCTAGCACAGTGGCGATCGCGCCTCCCTCAGGCGCTCAGCGAGCACTACCTACACACCGAGGCCCTCGAGCTTTACGGCACCCCTCGCCGCTTGGCCGTGCTGATCAAAGGGTTGCCCGATCGCCAGCCCGATCGCGAAGAGCTGGTCAAAGGCCCCTCGGCCCAGGCTGCATTTAAAGATGGCCAGCCCACCAAGGCCGCCGAGGGCTTTGTGCGATCGCGGGGGGCCAGCGTTTCGGACCTCGAAATCCGCAGCACCGAGAAAGGCGACTTTGTCTTCTTGCAGCAGCAGATCCCGGGCCGCCCCACCGCCGAAATTTTGCAGGAGCTAGCCCTGGGCTGGATTTCGGCCCTCGAAGGTCGCCGCTTTATGCGCTGGGGCACCGGCGATCTGCGCTTTCCCCGGCCCATTCGCTGGCTGGTGGCCCTCCTCGACGGCGCGGTGCTGCCCCTGACCCTGCCCAACGACGGGGCGACGGTGACCAGCGATCGCGTTTCCCAGGGTCACCGCGTGCTGCATCCCGACCCGGTCACCCTCGACCACGCCGATCACTATCTCGATCGCCTGCGCAAGGCTTTTGTGGAGCCGGACGTGGACATCCGCCGTCAGGCCATCGAGGCAGAGATCAAGCTGGTGGCCGAGAAGGCCGGGGGCGTCGCTGAAATCAGCCCTGACCTCCTAGAAGAAGTGACCCAGCTGGTGGAGTGGCCCACGGCGGTGTTGGGCACCTTCGAAGACGAGTTTCTGGAGCTGCCGCCGGAGGTGATCACCACGGTGATGGTCACCCACCAGCGCTATTTCCCGATTTTCCAGGCGGACCCGAGCGCTCCCGGTGCCTCGCTGCTGCCGCGCTTCATCACCATCTCCAACGGCGACCCCAAAAAGTCAGACATCATCGCGGCGGGCAACGCGCGGGTGATCCGGGCGCGTCTGGCGGACGGCCAGTTCTTCTACAAGGCAGACTGCGGCCAGTCCCTAGAGAAATTCTTGCCCCAGCTCGAAACGGTGACCTTCCAGGAAGCCTTGGGCTCCATGGGCGACAAGGTGAAGCGCGTTGGGCAAATCGCTGGCCAAATCGCCGAGCAGCTCGGGGTGAGTGCGGGCGATCGCGCGCTGATCGAGCGGGCTGCCCTGCTGTGCAAGGCGGACCTGGTGACCCAGATGGTCTTCGAGTTCCCCGAGCTCCAGGGCATCATGGGCGAAAAATACGCCCGAGTCAGCGGCGAACCGGAAGCGGTGGCCCAGGCGATTTCGGAGCACTATCTGCCCAAGGGCGCGGGCGATCGCCTGCCGCCCAGCCTCGTCGGTCAGGTGGTGGGTCTGGCCGATCGCCTCGACACGCTGGTGAGCATTTTCGCCCTGGGCCTGATTCCCTCGGGCTCTTCGGATCCCTTTGCCCTGCGCCGCGCGGCGACCGCCATCGTCAACATCATCTGGGGCGCGGATCTGTCGATCAATCTGGCGGCGCTGCTGGACCAGGTGGTGCAGCGCTTCAGCGCCGAGAAAGGCGCCGTGATGAAGCTCAGCGCCGAGGATCTGCTGGGTCAGCTGCGCAGCTTCTTCTTGCAGCGCATCCAAACCCTGCTCCAGGAAGATCGCCACATCGACTATGACTTGGTGAGCGCGGTGCTGGGAGAGGACGACCCCGAGTACACCGAGCGCGCCCTCCAAGACCTGCTGGACGTGCGCGATCGCGCCCAGTTCCTGCAAACGATTCGCCAAGATGGCACCCTGGAGCCCATCTACGAGATCGTCAACCGCGCCTCTCGTCTGGCGGTGAAGGGCGACCTCGACACGGTGACCCTGGACCCGGCCAATGTGGTGGATACAGGACGCTTCCAGCAGCCCTCGGAGCAGGCTTTTTATGAAGCCCTCGGCAAGCTGCTGCCCGAGACCCAGGCCGCCCAGTCGGCGCGGGACTATCGCCGCCTAGTGACGGCGCTGGCAGACACCGCCCCGACCATCAGCAACTTCTTTGACGGTCCCCAGAGCGTGCTGGTGATGGACGAAAACCCCGACATTCGCCGCAACCGCCTCAACCTGCTGGGCCTCCTGCGCAACCACGCGCGGGTCCTAGCGGACTTTGGCCCGATCGTGAAGCGCTAG
- a CDS encoding orange carotenoid protein N-terminal domain-containing protein gives MSTNQQRLELLSEEVKQTVQVFDNLGTDEKLAFLYFVYEKMGDSVTPAAPAAAEPNLAPKLLGSEFYDLSEDEQLQVMRDIVDNRDTELSRAYGALTENNQLLVWYAWAQGMGDTVVDLPADYKASEETNRLLPQLEKLDFESQISFLRQVAGEMGYSEVGQTPTQTQKTPSL, from the coding sequence ATGAGCACCAATCAACAACGCCTAGAGCTCCTCTCAGAAGAGGTCAAGCAAACTGTTCAGGTTTTTGACAATCTGGGCACCGATGAGAAACTGGCGTTTCTCTACTTTGTCTATGAGAAGATGGGCGACTCTGTGACGCCCGCAGCCCCCGCTGCCGCTGAGCCGAACCTAGCGCCCAAGCTGCTGGGCAGTGAATTCTACGACCTTTCTGAAGACGAGCAGCTCCAGGTCATGCGGGACATCGTGGATAACCGAGACACTGAGCTCTCCCGCGCCTACGGTGCCCTGACCGAAAACAACCAGCTGCTGGTGTGGTACGCCTGGGCCCAGGGCATGGGGGATACGGTGGTGGACCTGCCCGCAGATTACAAAGCGAGTGAAGAAACCAATCGATTGCTGCCGCAGCTAGAAAAGCTGGATTTTGAGAGCCAGATCTCCTTCCTGCGCCAGGTCGCAGGCGAGATGGGCTACAGCGAAGTGGGTCAGACGCCCACCCAAACGCAAAAGACGCCCAGCCTGTAA
- a CDS encoding Dps family protein has translation MRPINIGLTDEQRQGVINLLNQDLADAYLLLIKTKKYHWDVVGPQFRTLHELWQEQYEALHETVDAIAERVRMLGGYPIGTAEDFLKHSSISEHAGDIPEATEMVARLADNHEQIIRNLRGHVDQCSEKFHDEGTADFLTGLMEEHEEMAWMLRSFIEGTAVEPNGKTAKQTAAAGAR, from the coding sequence ATGCGTCCTATTAATATTGGTCTTACTGACGAGCAGCGCCAAGGCGTGATTAACCTTTTGAATCAGGATTTGGCAGATGCCTATCTGCTGCTGATCAAAACCAAAAAGTATCACTGGGACGTCGTGGGTCCGCAGTTCCGCACCCTTCATGAGCTGTGGCAAGAACAGTATGAAGCGCTGCACGAGACCGTAGACGCGATCGCGGAGCGGGTCCGGATGCTGGGCGGCTATCCGATTGGCACTGCCGAGGACTTCCTCAAGCACAGCAGCATCTCGGAGCACGCCGGTGACATCCCCGAGGCGACGGAAATGGTGGCTCGCTTGGCAGACAACCACGAGCAAATCATTCGCAATCTGCGCGGGCACGTCGATCAGTGCTCTGAGAAGTTCCACGATGAAGGAACCGCTGACTTCCTGACGGGCCTGATGGAGGAGCACGAAGAAATGGCGTGGATGCTGCGCTCCTTTATCGAAGGGACCGCTGTGGAGCCCAATGGCAAAACCGCGAAGCAGACCGCTGCGGCGGGCGCTCGCTAA